One Actinosynnema pretiosum DNA segment encodes these proteins:
- a CDS encoding RRQRL motif-containing zinc-binding protein has translation MGRRFELVTVVLPWNGQAVFCRGELDGLPVFGWRGRPGAVPAGLCTRRQLRAEGLRPGGADPVALLVFGHRRPARSVEVCPLWLRETARAVRPMTPAKWSAHRAAMRARRFCRTCLAEVDHVVRGPLRQCSTCYQSDDATWSAA, from the coding sequence ATGGGCCGCCGGTTCGAGCTGGTCACGGTGGTGTTGCCGTGGAACGGGCAGGCGGTGTTCTGCCGCGGTGAGCTGGACGGGCTGCCGGTGTTCGGGTGGCGGGGCAGGCCGGGCGCGGTCCCGGCCGGGTTGTGCACCCGGCGGCAGCTGCGCGCCGAGGGGTTGCGGCCCGGCGGGGCGGACCCGGTGGCGCTGTTGGTGTTCGGCCACCGGCGTCCGGCGCGGTCGGTGGAGGTGTGCCCGCTGTGGCTCCGGGAGACCGCGCGTGCGGTGCGGCCGATGACACCGGCGAAGTGGTCGGCGCACCGGGCGGCGATGCGCGCCCGCCGGTTCTGCCGTACCTGCCTGGCCGAGGTGGACCACGTGGTGCGCGGTCCGCTGCGCCAGTGCTCGACCTGCTACCAGTCCGACGACGCGACCTGGAGCGCCGCATGA
- a CDS encoding WhiB family transcriptional regulator produces MTTAHSLNRGDTLWTLLGSLSGTDFGAHPACVGEDPELFFPFPGQHDQVAAAKSVCGRCPVRQACLAHALHHDAEGVWGGTTEDERRQLRVVVVDREAVA; encoded by the coding sequence GTGACCACCGCGCACTCCCTGAACAGGGGAGACACGTTGTGGACGCTGCTGGGCAGCCTGTCCGGCACCGACTTCGGCGCGCACCCCGCGTGCGTCGGCGAGGACCCGGAGCTGTTCTTCCCGTTCCCCGGTCAGCACGACCAGGTGGCTGCGGCGAAGTCGGTGTGCGGGCGGTGCCCGGTGCGCCAGGCGTGCCTGGCCCACGCGCTGCACCACGACGCGGAGGGCGTGTGGGGCGGCACGACCGAGGACGAGCGGCGGCAGCTGCGCGTGGTGGTCGTGGACCGGGAGGCGGTGGCGTGA
- a CDS encoding winged helix-turn-helix domain-containing protein, with the protein MDTRAGLAAYRRVVEEIKDEILAGNLKPNQKLLGNRSLAEKYKVALATLQKALKVLQDEGWLTATPGVGVFVAPSLPVQGGGPITVSVLAEQIGSLHAAVEALGQRVQQLEDERRD; encoded by the coding sequence ATGGACACGAGGGCTGGGCTCGCTGCCTACCGGCGCGTTGTCGAGGAGATCAAGGATGAGATTCTCGCTGGCAACCTGAAGCCCAACCAGAAGTTGCTGGGCAACCGCTCCCTCGCTGAGAAGTACAAAGTCGCTCTCGCCACGCTGCAAAAAGCCTTGAAGGTCTTGCAGGACGAGGGTTGGCTGACCGCGACGCCTGGTGTCGGTGTTTTCGTCGCGCCGAGCTTGCCTGTGCAGGGTGGCGGGCCAATTACCGTGTCGGTGCTTGCTGAGCAGATCGGTAGCCTGCACGCCGCTGTCGAGGCTCTAGGGCAGCGTGTTCAGCAGCTCGAAGACGAGCGGCGAGATTAA
- a CDS encoding transcriptional regulator, with amino-acid sequence MPTSDQWLQVRKHLGQHRHAFAVQAADEYPDTPKLAGTPLLTSPLWTPAAPVPLDAIRLFRRAEHEFHGVTGAGDVATAQLPDDDQGERFPRYSAAMAALAAPAVFQNRSTYRLLSADLAKAHTMAFGAGTYFDGIDVGEACAHEYAARELGLVDGLALRQAVGDPCDPTRRPTNVAISTLTLRLDRTTGEATFFLHWRDPKRVGHAGGLYQVLPVGVFQASEDGPEHVDNDFSLWRSMIREFSEELLGTSEDHGGAVIDYDAWPFAARFTAELGERVRVFYLGMGVDPLTLATDMLTAAVVDAPLFDELFGDLVEANEEGRVLEAQAFTEDVVTRFVHDEPTQAAGAALLALAWEHRGALLA; translated from the coding sequence ATGCCGACTTCGGACCAGTGGCTCCAGGTGCGCAAACACCTGGGCCAGCACCGCCACGCCTTCGCCGTCCAGGCCGCCGACGAGTATCCGGACACCCCGAAGCTGGCGGGCACCCCGCTGCTGACCAGTCCGCTGTGGACCCCCGCCGCGCCCGTACCGCTGGACGCCATCCGACTGTTCCGCCGGGCCGAGCACGAGTTCCACGGCGTCACCGGTGCCGGGGACGTCGCCACCGCGCAGCTGCCCGACGACGACCAGGGTGAGCGCTTCCCCCGCTACTCCGCCGCGATGGCCGCGCTCGCCGCGCCCGCCGTGTTCCAGAACCGGTCGACCTACCGGCTGCTCAGCGCCGACCTAGCCAAGGCGCACACCATGGCGTTCGGCGCGGGCACCTACTTCGACGGGATCGACGTCGGCGAGGCGTGCGCCCACGAGTACGCCGCGCGCGAGCTGGGCCTGGTCGACGGGCTCGCGCTGCGCCAAGCCGTGGGCGACCCGTGCGATCCGACGCGGCGCCCGACGAACGTCGCGATCAGCACGCTCACCCTGCGCCTGGACCGCACGACCGGCGAGGCCACGTTCTTCCTGCACTGGCGCGACCCCAAGCGGGTCGGGCACGCCGGTGGGCTCTACCAGGTGTTGCCGGTCGGGGTGTTCCAGGCGTCCGAGGACGGGCCCGAGCACGTGGACAACGACTTCTCGCTGTGGCGCTCGATGATCCGGGAGTTCTCCGAGGAGCTGCTGGGCACCTCCGAGGACCACGGCGGCGCGGTCATCGACTACGACGCCTGGCCGTTCGCGGCGCGCTTCACCGCAGAGCTGGGCGAGCGGGTGCGGGTGTTCTACCTCGGCATGGGCGTGGACCCGTTGACGCTGGCCACAGACATGCTCACCGCGGCCGTGGTCGACGCACCACTGTTCGACGAGCTGTTCGGCGACCTGGTGGAGGCCAACGAGGAGGGGCGCGTGCTGGAGGCACAGGCGTTCACCGAGGACGTCGTCACCCGGTTCGTCCACGACGAGCCGACCCAGGCCGCCGGTGCCGCGCTGCTCGCGCTCGCCTGGGAGCACCGGGGCGCGCTGCTCGCCTGA
- a CDS encoding helix-turn-helix domain-containing protein has protein sequence MNDTNWLTRTTTSAQDDAGAVLRAWRTTAKQNQTSVASLLGITQQNLSQIEKGVRPVSLDLRRKLVEVLGIAPEDLGLSGGQARGLVASDDASPEIAASRLHWRSQRRWLNQNRSTLAQLAASLYPVECRVPRTPLITHPHWLSSAPTDLSAFALTLSEQPRPVAVDGSEDAARAVRPLRVGTTHFERYTAAIRHLAPPSLFESRPSYRLLSASLPKRELGFGLAAYFDKLDVSEALGHEMALACMSDGIPANAGKLRGHLPFRDLIGDPFDPTRRAIIPAITTLTIRLRRYPAEPSFLLHWRDPAKVATAGGVYDVIPAGEFQPSSIALWDRTNDFDLWRNIVREYSEELLGEPEHDGTRTQPIDYDGWNLYRELGQARADGKVSAFFLGIGMDALTLAATMLTVLVIDGDTFERVFGDAVRYNEEGEIVSVGGGAPTAGIPFTEASVTRMLASEPMASPGAACLALAWKHREHLLGL, from the coding sequence ATGAACGACACGAACTGGCTGACCAGGACGACTACCAGCGCTCAGGACGACGCGGGTGCGGTACTGCGAGCCTGGCGCACGACGGCGAAGCAGAACCAGACCTCCGTCGCCAGCCTGCTGGGAATCACCCAGCAGAACCTCAGCCAGATCGAAAAGGGCGTCCGTCCTGTCTCACTGGACCTGCGCCGCAAGCTCGTCGAGGTCCTCGGCATCGCCCCCGAGGACCTCGGCCTGTCCGGCGGGCAGGCTCGCGGGCTCGTCGCCTCCGACGACGCCAGCCCTGAGATCGCCGCCAGCCGTCTGCACTGGCGCTCTCAGCGACGCTGGCTCAACCAGAACCGGTCCACACTCGCGCAGCTCGCCGCCAGCCTCTACCCAGTCGAGTGCCGCGTACCCCGCACCCCGCTGATCACCCACCCTCACTGGTTGTCCAGCGCCCCCACCGACCTGAGTGCGTTCGCACTGACCCTGTCCGAGCAGCCGCGCCCAGTGGCGGTCGACGGCTCCGAGGACGCCGCCCGCGCTGTCCGCCCACTACGAGTGGGGACTACGCACTTCGAGCGGTACACCGCCGCGATCCGACACCTCGCCCCGCCGTCGCTGTTCGAGTCGCGCCCAAGCTACCGGCTGCTCAGCGCCTCGCTGCCCAAGCGTGAACTCGGGTTCGGGTTGGCCGCCTACTTCGACAAGCTGGACGTCTCCGAGGCGCTGGGCCACGAGATGGCGCTGGCCTGCATGAGCGACGGCATCCCGGCGAACGCGGGCAAGCTGCGCGGGCACCTGCCGTTCCGAGACCTGATCGGCGACCCGTTCGACCCAACCCGCCGCGCGATCATCCCCGCGATCACCACGCTCACGATCCGACTGCGCCGCTACCCCGCCGAGCCCTCGTTCCTGCTGCACTGGCGCGATCCCGCGAAGGTCGCCACGGCGGGCGGGGTGTACGACGTGATCCCGGCGGGCGAGTTCCAGCCGTCGAGCATCGCCCTGTGGGACCGGACCAACGACTTCGACCTGTGGCGCAACATCGTGCGCGAGTACTCCGAGGAGCTGCTGGGCGAGCCCGAGCACGACGGCACCCGCACCCAGCCGATCGACTACGACGGCTGGAACCTGTACCGGGAGCTGGGGCAGGCCCGCGCCGACGGCAAGGTCAGCGCGTTCTTCCTGGGCATCGGCATGGACGCCCTGACGCTCGCGGCGACCATGCTCACCGTCCTGGTGATCGACGGCGACACGTTCGAGCGGGTCTTCGGCGACGCCGTGCGCTACAACGAGGAGGGCGAGATCGTGTCGGTGGGCGGCGGCGCACCGACCGCGGGCATCCCGTTCACCGAGGCCTCGGTGACGCGCATGCTGGCCTCCGAACCGATGGCCTCACCTGGTGCGGCCTGCCTGGCGCTGGCCTGGAAGCATCGCGAGCACCTACTGGGGCTCTGA
- a CDS encoding UTRA domain-containing protein gives MRILRSGPGWSGWLACDLEGYSGAQSARLPSDLRAASRLPPRLQPGEPVMILTRRTFAKDGTPIEFARGVHAASRFEWSYSFQIPD, from the coding sequence GTGCGGATTCTGCGGAGCGGTCCGGGGTGGTCGGGCTGGTTGGCTTGTGACTTGGAGGGCTACAGCGGTGCCCAGTCCGCGCGACTCCCGTCGGACCTGCGCGCGGCCAGTCGCCTCCCCCCTCGGCTCCAGCCCGGTGAGCCAGTCATGATCTTGACCAGGCGCACCTTCGCTAAGGACGGCACTCCTATCGAGTTCGCGCGCGGTGTCCACGCTGCCAGCCGGTTCGAGTGGTCCTACAGCTTTCAGATCCCCGACTGA
- a CDS encoding YdcF family protein, with the protein MPWTTIPEQHRDDVLTLWDYHDMHHEVGPADIGIGLGSHDIGVAVRAVELHRDGVVLQLLFTGANAPTTVARFPRGEAVHYREHALEHGVPDSDILIETGATNTAENFTLSRELLARGGISVTSAVLVSRPYQERRAYATCRKLWPELEIVCTSHRPPIDDYVAGIGDVDFVISMLVGDTQRMTLFAEAGYAIPQEVPAEVNAAFERLVEAGYTSRLVRG; encoded by the coding sequence ATGCCGTGGACCACCATCCCCGAGCAGCACCGTGACGACGTGCTGACCTTGTGGGACTACCACGACATGCACCACGAGGTTGGACCGGCGGACATCGGCATCGGGCTGGGTAGCCACGACATCGGCGTTGCGGTTCGCGCGGTCGAGCTGCACCGCGACGGCGTCGTGCTGCAGCTGCTGTTTACCGGCGCCAACGCGCCGACCACTGTTGCCCGGTTCCCGCGAGGTGAGGCCGTGCACTACCGGGAACACGCCTTGGAGCACGGCGTGCCGGACAGCGACATCCTGATCGAGACCGGGGCGACCAACACGGCGGAGAACTTCACGTTGAGCCGGGAACTGTTGGCGCGCGGGGGAATCTCGGTCACCTCTGCGGTCCTGGTGTCCCGGCCGTACCAGGAGCGGCGTGCGTACGCGACCTGTCGGAAGCTCTGGCCTGAGCTGGAGATCGTGTGCACCTCGCACCGTCCGCCGATCGATGACTACGTCGCGGGGATCGGGGACGTCGACTTCGTGATCAGCATGTTGGTGGGGGACACGCAGCGGATGACCCTGTTCGCTGAGGCTGGGTATGCCATCCCGCAGGAGGTCCCCGCTGAGGTGAACGCGGCCTTCGAACGGCTCGTCGAAGCGGGCTACACCAGCCGACTCGTCCGAGGCTGA
- a CDS encoding DUF4365 domain-containing protein — protein MSVDGDEADADAVLLGGGLPRSAAQEQFSLAYVQLVAAAGGYSIKRHETDYDGVDLTLYGSGPYSGYKPEFEMQLKCTRQQSLLKADHLAWSMKRKPFEKLTLGKRYIPALLGVIIIPEGIDDLLSISEDGLVTTCRMYWQWRQELGTIQEGSKTKTVRLPRSNLFDVHGLQKIMETIEEGGEW, from the coding sequence ATGTCCGTAGACGGCGATGAGGCGGACGCCGATGCGGTGCTGCTGGGAGGCGGCCTGCCGAGATCGGCGGCACAGGAGCAGTTCAGCCTGGCGTACGTCCAACTGGTCGCTGCTGCTGGCGGCTACTCCATCAAGAGGCACGAGACCGACTACGACGGCGTCGACCTAACGCTCTACGGTTCCGGGCCCTACTCGGGCTACAAGCCTGAGTTTGAGATGCAGTTAAAGTGCACACGCCAGCAGAGCCTGCTCAAAGCCGACCACCTGGCGTGGAGCATGAAGCGCAAGCCGTTCGAAAAGCTCACTCTGGGTAAGCGGTACATCCCTGCTCTGCTAGGCGTGATCATCATCCCCGAAGGGATTGACGATCTGCTGAGCATCTCCGAAGACGGCCTGGTCACAACCTGTCGGATGTACTGGCAGTGGAGGCAGGAATTGGGCACTATCCAGGAAGGCTCGAAGACCAAGACGGTACGCCTGCCACGGAGCAACCTGTTCGACGTACACGGGCTTCAGAAGATCATGGAGACCATCGAGGAAGGAGGTGAGTGGTGA
- a CDS encoding tyrosine-type recombinase/integrase — MPADRPDPTTSHQLRAHLVLVVLAATTSIPNPPQSLQTTRLPTHISAVAVLGVLDIGYQLQRVRGQLLHRETKTEASEDTLPMPSIAATAIRLRRRQRLLDRQEADVAWHESGLLFTTRHGTPIEPRNFNRSWDRRCEKAGVPKITVHDGRRSCASLLAELNVHPRVVMRILRHANMKVTMEIYTEVSDDTTRKALQQLSESLDF, encoded by the coding sequence ATGCCTGCTGATCGGCCTGATCCTACGACCAGCCACCAACTCCGAGCACATCTGGTCCTGGTCGTGCTGGCGGCGACGACATCAATACCAAACCCGCCTCAGTCACTACAAACGACGCGGTTACCCACTCACATAAGTGCCGTTGCAGTACTAGGCGTCCTGGACATCGGCTACCAGCTCCAGCGCGTCCGGGGGCAGCTCCTGCACCGCGAGACCAAGACGGAAGCGTCGGAGGACACCTTGCCCATGCCCTCGATCGCGGCCACGGCGATCAGGCTCCGCCGTCGGCAACGCCTCCTCGACCGCCAGGAGGCGGACGTGGCCTGGCACGAGAGCGGGCTGCTCTTCACCACCCGGCACGGCACCCCGATCGAGCCGCGCAACTTCAACCGGTCCTGGGACCGGCGTTGCGAGAAAGCCGGGGTGCCGAAGATCACTGTGCACGACGGCAGGCGGAGTTGCGCCTCACTGCTGGCGGAGCTGAACGTGCACCCTCGGGTGGTCATGCGCATTCTTCGCCACGCCAACATGAAGGTCACCATGGAGATCTACACCGAGGTGTCGGACGACACGACGCGAAAGGCGCTGCAACAGCTCAGCGAAAGCCTCGACTTCTGA
- a CDS encoding IS5 family transposase (programmed frameshift) yields the protein MAAPWIVDDDLWDLVEPLIPVPTRNFRHPGRKRLPARECLQGILFVLHTGIEWADLPTELGFGSGSTCRRRMVEWTEAGVWQRLHEVLLAELHAANRIDWSRAAIDSSHARALKGGPFTGPSPVDRRKTGSKHHVVVDGAGHPLTVAVSAANTHDTTTLTEMLDALPRIAGKPGRPRWRPEVMLADRGYDSAANRKTLRRRRILPLIARRGQPHGSGLGTLRRVVERTLSWLHQYRRLRTRWDHRADLHQGFLNLACALICYRRLHSF from the exons ATGGCTGCGCCGTGGATCGTCGATGACGATCTGTGGGACCTGGTCGAGCCGCTGATCCCGGTCCCGACCAGGAACTTCCGCCACCCCGGCCGTAAGCGGTTGCCCGCACGTGAGTGTCTGCAGGGGATCCTGTTCGTGCTGCACACCGGCATCGAGTGGGCCGACCTGCCCACCGAGCTCGGCTTCGGCTCGGGCTCGACCTGCCGCCGCAGGATGGTGGAATGGACCGAGGCCGGGGTCTGGCAACGCCTGCACGAGGTGCTACTGGCCGAGTTGCACGCCGCGAACCGGATCGACTGGTCGCGCGCGGCCATCGACTCCTCCCACGCCAGGGCACTAAAAGGGGGGCCTT TCACCGGCCCGAGCCCGGTCGACCGCCGCAAGACCGGCTCGAAACACCACGTCGTCGTCGACGGCGCCGGTCACCCGCTGACGGTCGCGGTCAGCGCCGCCAACACCCACGACACCACCACCCTGACCGAGATGCTCGACGCCCTGCCCCGCATCGCCGGGAAACCCGGCAGGCCGAGGTGGCGGCCGGAGGTGATGCTCGCCGACCGCGGCTACGACAGCGCGGCCAACCGGAAAACCCTGCGTAGGCGGCGGATCCTCCCGTTGATCGCCCGCCGCGGACAACCGCACGGCTCCGGGCTGGGCACGCTGCGCCGGGTGGTCGAACGCACCCTGTCCTGGCTCCACCAGTACCGACGCCTACGCACCCGCTGGGACCACCGAGCCGACCTACACCAGGGCTTCCTGAACCTGGCCTGCGCACTGATCTGCTACCGACGCCTCCACTCATTCTGA
- a CDS encoding S24/S26 family peptidase — MAWWTRVTVRGGSMAPTLRDGQRLVARGRAATHRPRHPAGSSPRARATAGTVLSRRDLRPASAS; from the coding sequence ATGGCGTGGTGGACCAGGGTGACCGTGCGGGGCGGCAGCATGGCGCCGACCCTGCGCGACGGCCAGCGGCTCGTGGCGCGCGGGCGGGCGGCGACCCACCGGCCCCGCCACCCCGCCGGGTCGTCGCCGCGGGCCCGCGCGACCGCTGGCACCGTGTTGAGCCGCAGGGACCTGCGGCCCGCCAGCGCGTCGTGA
- a CDS encoding TerC family protein: MVVPFWAWAAVLGVILVMLAVDLFAHRRAHVVSVREAAVWSAVWITLGLAFGGVVWWVWGADPAAQYFAGYVIEKSLAVDNVFVFAIIFGYFAVPREHQHRVLFYGVLGALVFRAVFIAAGSVLIASFSWILYLFGAFLVLTGVKMARQKDEVVDPERSAVLRLFRRFVPMTEKQHGHRFLVREGGKWVATPLLAVLVLVEVTDIVFAVDSIPAIFAVTQEPFLVFTSNAFAILGLRAMYFLLADLMHRFTYLKLGLALVLMWVGVKMLLLDVYKIPTGLSLAVVAAILAVAVGASWWKTRGSTPEAGAGAEIEPDPESKTEPEAESRSETGSNRS, translated from the coding sequence GTGGTTGTCCCGTTCTGGGCCTGGGCCGCGGTGCTCGGCGTGATCCTGGTGATGCTCGCGGTGGACCTGTTCGCCCACCGGCGCGCGCACGTGGTGAGCGTGCGGGAGGCGGCCGTCTGGTCGGCGGTGTGGATCACCCTGGGGCTCGCCTTCGGCGGGGTCGTGTGGTGGGTGTGGGGCGCGGACCCGGCGGCGCAGTACTTCGCCGGTTACGTGATCGAGAAGTCCCTCGCGGTCGACAACGTGTTCGTCTTCGCGATCATCTTCGGCTACTTCGCCGTCCCCAGGGAGCACCAGCACCGGGTGCTGTTCTACGGCGTGCTGGGCGCGCTGGTGTTCCGCGCGGTGTTCATCGCGGCGGGCTCGGTGCTGATCGCGAGCTTCTCCTGGATCCTCTACCTGTTCGGCGCGTTCCTGGTGCTCACCGGGGTGAAGATGGCGCGGCAGAAGGACGAGGTGGTCGACCCGGAGCGCAGCGCGGTGCTGCGGCTGTTCCGCCGGTTCGTGCCGATGACCGAGAAGCAGCACGGGCACAGGTTCCTGGTGCGCGAGGGCGGCAAGTGGGTGGCGACGCCGCTGCTGGCGGTGCTGGTGCTGGTCGAGGTGACCGACATCGTGTTCGCGGTGGACTCGATCCCGGCGATCTTCGCGGTGACGCAGGAGCCGTTCCTGGTGTTCACCTCGAACGCGTTCGCGATCCTGGGCCTGCGCGCCATGTACTTCCTGCTGGCGGACCTGATGCACCGGTTCACCTACCTGAAGCTGGGGCTGGCCCTGGTGCTGATGTGGGTGGGCGTGAAGATGCTGCTGCTGGACGTGTACAAGATCCCGACGGGCCTGTCGCTGGCCGTGGTGGCGGCGATCCTGGCCGTGGCGGTCGGGGCGAGCTGGTGGAAGACCAGGGGCTCGACGCCGGAGGCGGGGGCCGGGGCCGAGATCGAGCCCGACCCCGAGTCCAAGACCGAGCCCGAGGCCGAGTCCCGCTCGGAGACCGGGTCCAACCGCTCCTGA
- a CDS encoding helix-turn-helix transcriptional regulator: MGSGGPVTGGAWTFLSNHAHVLLCLADDPDQTLPVIAGRVGVTSRAVQLIMVDLIAGGYVERTKVGRRNHYRVNRDGLLRHPLEAGHRVGELIAALGSGGRDPGQGAVGGGDLGELPDQA; the protein is encoded by the coding sequence GTGGGCAGCGGAGGACCGGTGACCGGGGGCGCGTGGACGTTCCTGAGCAACCACGCGCACGTGCTGCTGTGCCTGGCCGACGACCCGGACCAGACCCTGCCGGTGATCGCGGGGCGGGTCGGGGTGACCAGCCGGGCGGTGCAGCTGATCATGGTCGACCTGATCGCCGGCGGGTACGTGGAGCGCACGAAGGTGGGGCGGCGCAACCACTACCGGGTCAACCGGGACGGGCTGCTGCGGCACCCCCTGGAGGCGGGGCACCGGGTGGGCGAGCTGATCGCGGCGCTGGGGTCAGGCGGGCGCGATCCGGGGCAGGGGGCGGTCGGTGGCGGCGACCTCGGTGAGCTTCCCGACCAGGCGTGA
- a CDS encoding FAD-dependent monooxygenase, translated as MTAPRAVISGAGIAGLSAAYWLRRTGWDVTVLELAGEFRDGGQNVDVRGVAHEVLDLMGLTEAVRARNTTETGTVLVDGRGRVVATLPEGRDGATAELEVLRGDLARAVLEQLPPGTDLRFGERITEVAQGADAVAVTTARGEVLTADLLVVAEGVRSSTRDLVFGPDVDRHELGITMLFGTIPRTPADDDRWRWHTAVGGRQVHLRPDNRGTTRAMLAFTDDGPERPTAEQVRERYAGVGWEAPRVLDGFATTDDLYVDRLTQIRMPAWRRGRVCVTGDAAWCVTPMGGGGASLALTSGYVLAACLSTAPDQDGGLAAFEAWMRPLVDDVQQLPPGVRRVAYPNTRLGLALRDAVARIVTSTPLSRLVGKLTEVAATDRPLPRIAPA; from the coding sequence ATGACCGCACCGCGCGCCGTGATCTCCGGGGCAGGCATCGCCGGCCTGTCCGCCGCCTACTGGCTGCGCCGCACCGGCTGGGACGTCACGGTCCTGGAGCTGGCCGGGGAGTTCCGCGACGGCGGCCAGAACGTCGACGTCCGGGGCGTCGCCCACGAGGTGCTCGACCTGATGGGACTCACCGAGGCCGTCCGCGCCCGCAACACCACCGAGACCGGCACGGTCCTCGTCGACGGGCGGGGCCGGGTCGTCGCCACCCTCCCCGAGGGCCGCGACGGCGCCACCGCCGAGCTGGAGGTCCTGCGCGGCGACCTGGCCCGCGCCGTCCTGGAGCAGCTCCCGCCGGGGACCGACCTGCGCTTCGGCGAGCGGATCACCGAGGTCGCCCAGGGCGCCGACGCCGTCGCGGTCACCACGGCGCGGGGCGAGGTGCTGACCGCCGACCTGCTCGTGGTCGCCGAGGGCGTCCGCTCCAGCACCCGCGACCTGGTGTTCGGCCCCGACGTCGACCGCCACGAGCTCGGCATCACCATGCTGTTCGGCACGATCCCCCGCACCCCCGCCGACGACGACCGCTGGCGCTGGCACACCGCCGTCGGTGGCCGCCAGGTCCACCTGCGCCCCGACAACCGGGGCACCACCCGCGCCATGCTCGCGTTCACCGACGACGGCCCGGAGCGCCCGACCGCCGAGCAGGTCCGCGAGCGCTACGCGGGCGTCGGCTGGGAGGCGCCCCGCGTGCTGGACGGGTTCGCCACCACCGACGACCTCTACGTCGACCGCCTCACCCAGATCCGGATGCCCGCCTGGCGCCGGGGCCGGGTGTGCGTGACGGGCGACGCGGCCTGGTGCGTGACCCCGATGGGCGGCGGTGGCGCGTCGCTGGCCCTGACCAGCGGGTACGTCCTGGCCGCCTGCCTGTCCACCGCGCCGGACCAGGACGGCGGGCTGGCGGCGTTCGAGGCGTGGATGCGCCCGCTGGTCGACGACGTGCAGCAGCTCCCGCCCGGCGTGCGCCGCGTGGCCTACCCGAACACCCGCCTGGGCCTGGCGCTGCGCGACGCGGTGGCCCGGATCGTCACGTCCACGCCGCTCTCACGCCTGGTCGGGAAGCTCACCGAGGTCGCCGCCACCGACCGCCCCCTGCCCCGGATCGCGCCCGCCTGA
- the narI gene encoding respiratory nitrate reductase subunit gamma, which translates to MSTLLWVVFPYAALTVFAVGHVWRWRSDQFGWTTRTTQLLERRWLRWGSPLFHLGAFAAIGGHAMGLLVPKAVTEFVGITEHLYHLVAVGAGSVAAVMLVVGLGLLIARRVLEPRINRTTTKSDKVLFAVLGLVVAAGVTATVVEQLVKGGYDYRETISVWFRGLFALNPDPLLMVDVPLVFQLHALSAFLLFAIWPFTRLVHVWSAPIAYLWRPYVVYRRRSAPPKRPMAHR; encoded by the coding sequence GTGAGCACCCTGCTGTGGGTCGTCTTCCCGTACGCGGCGCTGACGGTGTTCGCGGTGGGCCACGTGTGGCGCTGGCGCAGCGACCAGTTCGGCTGGACCACGCGGACCACGCAGCTGCTGGAGCGGCGCTGGCTGCGCTGGGGCTCACCGCTGTTCCACCTGGGCGCGTTCGCCGCGATCGGCGGCCACGCGATGGGTCTGCTGGTGCCGAAGGCGGTGACGGAGTTCGTCGGCATCACCGAGCACCTGTACCACCTGGTGGCGGTGGGCGCGGGCAGCGTGGCCGCGGTGATGCTGGTGGTGGGCCTGGGGTTGCTGATCGCGCGCCGGGTGCTGGAGCCGAGGATCAACCGCACCACCACGAAGTCGGACAAGGTGCTGTTCGCGGTGCTGGGCCTCGTGGTCGCCGCGGGCGTGACGGCGACGGTGGTGGAGCAGCTGGTCAAGGGCGGCTACGACTACCGGGAGACGATCTCGGTGTGGTTCCGGGGCCTGTTCGCCCTGAACCCGGACCCGCTGCTGATGGTGGACGTCCCGCTGGTGTTCCAGCTGCACGCCCTGAGCGCGTTCCTGCTGTTCGCGATCTGGCCGTTCACCAGGCTGGTGCACGTGTGGTCGGCCCCGATCGCGTACCTGTGGCGCCCGTACGTGGTGTACCGCCGCAGGTCGGCGCCCCCGAAGCGGCCGATGGCGCACCGCTGA